One Triticum dicoccoides isolate Atlit2015 ecotype Zavitan chromosome 4B, WEW_v2.0, whole genome shotgun sequence genomic window carries:
- the LOC119293878 gene encoding uncharacterized protein LOC119293878, producing MDFSGCPALVELSMEVCDVFANQLLSPSLEHLRIARCFTAEDTRILISLPSLVSLELIVCRQGRSPLLGSMPLLARAVVVLKNDCADRCFKGRFNDCGDTCYGCRYYYGDPEFGPTYDRNDSIFLKGLSEATDLELSADSDVILFDRDLKRCPTFTKLKTLLLNDWCLAAGHNALICFLQHSPILEKLTLQLSKGPSYVSETQGIYKPLGQSVASHCLKIVEIKCANVDSKVHRLLKILTTYGIRLEQIRVKQTSRISGSECFNFVCTDFS from the exons ATGGATTTTTCAGGCTGTCCGGCGTTGGTGGAACTGAGTATGGAGGTTTGCGATGTTTTCGCCAACCAGCTGTTGTCTCCATCCTTGGAGCACCTGCGCATTGCCCGCTGCTTTACTGCCGAGGATACTCGCATTCTTATTTCTCTACCAAGTCTCGTTTCGCTCGAGTTGATTGTATGCCGCCAAGGAAGGAGCCCATTGCTCGGAAGCATGCCGCTATTAGCAAGAGCTGTTGTTGTACTTAAGAATGATTGTGCTGATCGGTGCTTTAAGGGTCGATTTAATGATTGTGGTGATACATGTTATGGTTGTCGTTATTATTATGGAGATCCTGAATTTGGACCTACTTATGACCGCAACGACAGCATATTTCTCAAAGGTTTGTCCGAGGCTACGGACTTGGAGCTGTCTGCTGATTCTGATGTG ATTCTTTTTGACAGGGATTTGAAGCGGTGCCCTACATTTACCAAGTTAAAAACTTTGTTACTCAATGACTGGTGCTTGGCTGCTGGCCACAATGCACTAATCTGTTTTCTCCAGCACTCACCAATTTTGGAGAAGCTTACACTTCAACTTTCTAAG GGACCTTCATATGTAAGTGAAACACAAGGAATATACAAACCATTGGGACAGTCAGTTGCATCCCATTGTCTTAAGATAGTTGAAATCAAATGTGCAAATGTTGATAGTAAGGTTCACAGACTTTTGAAGATATTGACTACCTATGGCATACGCCTTGAGCAAATTAGGGTCAAACAAACTAGCAGAATTTCTGGATCTGAAT GCTTCAACTTTGTTTGCACTGATTTCAGCTAA